AAGATGATCTTGAGGAGGCAGTTGCACAGCTAAATTGCATTCCTGAAGGAATGGTTGCTTTATGAAAAAGCTGCGTTGATATTACACAAAGTTCTAATTCTGAATTCACACATTTTAAGTCTCTGGAGAAGAAAGAAGCTGcgaattctctttctttgagCTCGTATGGCCATAAATTAAGCAGGAGGAATTGGATGATGGTGGTCAGCAGGAGGAGATGGCGATTGAAGTGGAAAAAATGGAGTTGACTGCATCAtctattctaaacttttcagACAATCAATCTTCAAACCATTCTGAAAACCTTGAAATGACAGAAGCACttgaagaaggaaattctgACGTTATTGAAGTTGGCAAATGTCATTTGCCACGTGCTGGTGGAGAGGATTTGAACGTGCAAAAAGAAGCTGCAAACTTCCATCAACATAGCCACAGGAGCATCTGCGAAGTTTATGAAGTTGGAGAGGAAGCTTATTTTGCAACTGTGACCATCAAGGCAGTGGATATGCTtaacaaggaagaagatggaaatgCAACATCAGTTTTTCTCCAAGATCATGTTCAATTTTATGGAGACGAGTCTACAAAGATCGAGATTGACACTCCATTTATTCCAGGAGTGGCTGCTGAAGATCCTACGTGTAATTTCAATGAAGTCTTGGGAAGTTGGGAAAATGCTACACTCCGATGAACAGAAGAATGATCTTTTTGAtgatgaaagaggaaaaagtttGCAGCCAGACCAAAAGGTGCCAGCAATTTTGAATACCTTAATCCCTCTCGGCCTATATCTCCAGATGTCAGCATATATGTTGGAACTACAGAAAGTGGACTCATCCCGAAGGATATCAAGAAACAGGATGTAACATTGAATGGAACTTATTCTAATCGTGTAGTTTGATTTCTGAACCTTGTAATGGCAATACAGCCTATTGTTTGTACTATGCAAATTTGGGTTTGCGGTACAAATTGACCGATTTCTTGTTTTGATTCTGCAGAGCGAGAAATGAGAAATGTGGGTAAGCGGTTGAAGAAAAGCATGTTACTTGGTCATAAAAATAACAGTATATGGTAGATGACGTTACATGTGCTATAATATTCATACGGCATACACTTGAGTCTTGATATTTTTGTCAtctacttataatttttttttaccaagtcaTCTACTTATAAtaccaacccaaaaaaaaaaaaaaaatctacttataataattaattaaaaattcatcaaaatactataacttttaattaatcatttaagtgtctttttttttttttttaaatgacatttaagtgattgaaaataaaaatttacaacTTTCAAGTGAGCATCCGTACATAAGATATCCAAGTACTTTAAAAGAAGTCATGACACTAGAACAAGAAATTTATCAAAGTTTATAACGCATTGTTCGTTGTCAGATGTTTTTCCAAACACAACATTGAGAATCAGACCTAAAGGAGTGGACTTTAACCGGTTTGGCTACTCAAGAAAATGAGAGTAGCAAACGGTAATCCCAAAAGTGTCGATCTTTAAGACAAATCATTCTCCCTTTTCAGAGAGAATCCATCGTTCCAAGCATGCGAGCCGTTTCTGCAAGATCGAAATGCATAGCCTCGTTTCCACTCTCGCGCCTTGGCCATTCGACGCCCATGTCTCCGCACGGCCCGACGACGCgcccgtcgtcgccgccgccgccgccgccgccgccgtcgcttCTCGACGATTTCGCTGAGCACTGCCGTCGGAGAGACCTTCCCAGAGCCATGAAGGCTATGCACGCCATGCAGAGGCACCGCATCTGGGCCGACGCCATCACCTACTCCGAGCTGGTCAAGTGCTGCGTGGCCAGGGGTGCCGTCGAAGAAGGTAAATGGGTCCGCAAGCACGTTTTCTCTGGTGGGTATCAGCCCAAGACCTTCTTGCTCAACGTCCTTCTCCACATGTACGTCAGGTTCAACCTCTTGGGAGATGCGGAGGCcctgttcgacgaaatgcccgaCAGAAACGTCGTCTCCTGGACGACGCTGATATCGGCTTACGCGAATAAGGGCATGAACGATAGGGCCCTGGAGTTTCTCATTTTGATGCTGAGGGAAGGTGTCCGTCCTAATATGTACACTTATTCGTCGGTTTTGAGGGCCTGTGCGGACCTGGGGATGCTTAGACAACTTCACAGTGGCATTATTAAGGTTGGCATGGAGTGTGATGACTTTGTGCGTAGTGCTTTGATCGATAATTACTCGAAATGGGGTGAGCTGCAAGATGCCTTGGACGTGTTCAACGAAGTGGTGACAAAGGATTTGGGTGTTTGGAATTCTATTATTGGGGGTTTTGCGCAAAATAGCAATGGTGACGAAGCTCTTGAAATGTATAAATGCATGAAGAGAGCGGGTTTCGCACCTGATCAGGCGACTTTAACTAGTGTTTTGAGAGCCTCTACTGCCTTAGCATTGTTAGAAGTGGGAAGACAAGTGCATGTTCATGTACTAAAGTTTGATCGAGATCTTATCCTCAATAATGCACTTCTTGATATGTATTGCAAATGTGGCAGTTTGGAGGGTGCAAACTCTGTCTTTAGTAGAATGGTGGAAAGGGATGTTATATCCTGGAGCACCATGATTGCTGGATTGGCCCAAAATGGTTGCAGTCTAGAGGCGATGAGGCTgtttgaacaaatgaaacattcTGGTATGGAACCAAACTATATTACCATGGTAGGCGTTCTCTTTGCGTGCAGCCATGCCGGGCTTGTTGAAGATGGCTTGCACTATCTCCAGTCAATGAAAAGGAGTTTTGGAATTGATCCTGGTAGAGAGCACTATGGTTGCATGGTTGATCTTCTGGGAAGGGCAGGGAAGCTGGATGAAGCTGTTAAGTTGATTGACGAAATGGAATGTGAACCAGATGCTGTTACTTGGAGAACCTTACTTAGTGCCTGCAGAGTTCATCGGAATTCAGATCTGGCAATATATGCTGCTAAACAGGTAGTAAAACTGGATCCGGATGATGCGGGTACCTACATACTCTTGTCAAATATTTATGCAAATAACCAGAGGTGGGAAGAGGTCACAGAGATTAGAAGGTCCATGCGAGTAAGAGGAATCACAAAAGAGCCAGGATGCAGCTGGATTGAAGTAAATAAGAAGATACATGCTTTCATCTTAGGGGATGACTCACATCCACAAGTAGATGAGATCAAAAGATATTTAAACCAGATTGTCCAGAGGTTAATGTCAATAGGATATGTCCCAGACACAAATTTTGTTTTGCAGGACCTTGAAGATGAACAGAGGGAGGCTTCACTTCAATATCACAGCGAAAAACTCGCTATTGCGTATGGAATCATGAGCTTACCAAGAGAGAAGACAATAATGATCAGAAAAAATCTGAGGATTTGTGGAGACTGTCATACTTTCACAAAACTTCTAGCCAAGATGGAGCAGAGGATTATTGTGATAAGAGATCCTGTCCGTTATCATCATTTTAGGGATGGAGCTTGCTCTTGTGGTGATTTTTGGTGACAAAAGATGTTGAAAAAGTATCAAAAGCTTTTGTTTGCTTaacacaagagaggaggttCTGCAGGGTGGATATCAGTGCTGGTGGTAGCAATTGGTTTCGTGATCTATGTGAGACCTTGTCCCTGCAGCTGGCCTTAAGATTATAGGATCATCCATCTGATTGCTGAACGTGCGTTTCTTTCATTTTACACAATGAGCGAGATTGTTCAGAAGGTTTTCCTGCCTAATTATTAGTTGGCAAACCTGCTGTTCATATCACTGTATGCTGTGTTAATTGCCATTGTCATATCAAGAGTGAAACGAAGTAAAGCTACTTACAATCCTCTTAAAGTTAGAAACGATTAAATCTAGAAACAAGACAGGAGCAAATATCCTAAATCTCTCTGGTTTCCTCAATCAGAGATACATCGATTCACGGTTAGTACTTACTTGTTCACGTGTTCATTTCATAATGTAAACCCTTAATTCCTACATTCTCTTTGTTGATTATATTGGATTAGTGATTTGTTTCCCAATGCAGAAAACAGGTCTTTGGAGGGTCAAGTGGAGTAGCAGACATACTGACAATGAGCCCTGTCTTTGCTGACAACTCAGGAAGTGAAGGTAAAGTGGATGCAGACACTGAGGAAGTGAGAATTAGTAattgaaatggaaaaattgCCAATAGTGTAGAGGTAAGGAGCACAAAGTTGGGAAAATCCAGTAGTTGCTGTAGAAGATTTGAAAGATCACGAGGATCATCCTGTAGAGCAAACTGCGGAATTCAAGGATgcacaaattattttttaagcaagtctatgttgaaaaccaaaggAGACAGAGGAGCTGTCCTCAGAGTCACCGATGATGAGCATCCTGAGGACATGGCTACGTCAGAATACTCCCATGCTATGGAACATGAAGAGATAGATGCACCAGACGACTATGGTATTATTGACTGCCCAACTGTAAATGAGCTTACAATCGAGAACGAGAAAGAGTCAATGGAGCGGGAAGTCTCTGCCA
The window above is part of the Eucalyptus grandis isolate ANBG69807.140 chromosome 6, ASM1654582v1, whole genome shotgun sequence genome. Proteins encoded here:
- the LOC104450843 gene encoding pentatricopeptide repeat-containing protein At2g03880, mitochondrial, translated to MRAVSARSKCIASFPLSRLGHSTPMSPHGPTTRPSSPPPPPPPPSLLDDFAEHCRRRDLPRAMKAMHAMQRHRIWADAITYSELVKCCVARGAVEEGKWVRKHVFSGGYQPKTFLLNVLLHMYVRFNLLGDAEALFDEMPDRNVVSWTTLISAYANKGMNDRALEFLILMLREGVRPNMYTYSSVLRACADLGMLRQLHSGIIKVGMECDDFVRSALIDNYSKWGELQDALDVFNEVVTKDLGVWNSIIGGFAQNSNGDEALEMYKCMKRAGFAPDQATLTSVLRASTALALLEVGRQVHVHVLKFDRDLILNNALLDMYCKCGSLEGANSVFSRMVERDVISWSTMIAGLAQNGCSLEAMRLFEQMKHSGMEPNYITMVGVLFACSHAGLVEDGLHYLQSMKRSFGIDPGREHYGCMVDLLGRAGKLDEAVKLIDEMECEPDAVTWRTLLSACRVHRNSDLAIYAAKQVVKLDPDDAGTYILLSNIYANNQRWEEVTEIRRSMRVRGITKEPGCSWIEVNKKIHAFILGDDSHPQVDEIKRYLNQIVQRLMSIGYVPDTNFVLQDLEDEQREASLQYHSEKLAIAYGIMSLPREKTIMIRKNLRICGDCHTFTKLLAKMEQRIIVIRDPVRYHHFRDGACSCGDFW